Proteins from one Nitrobacteraceae bacterium AZCC 2146 genomic window:
- a CDS encoding hypothetical protein (product_source=Hypo-rule applied) gives MPGSKAKPPTAAEAEKKKLDDALEEGLEETFPGSDPVSVTQPAHSKADHHIKRKD, from the coding sequence ATGCCCGGCTCCAAAGCCAAGCCCCCGACCGCTGCCGAGGCCGAGAAGAAAAAGCTCGATGACGCCCTGGAGGAGGGGCTGGAGGAGACTTTTCCGGGCTCCGATCCGGTCAGCGTGACCCAGCCGGCCCATTCCAAAGCCGACCACCATATCAAGCGCAAGGACTGA
- a CDS encoding shikimate dehydrogenase (product_source=KO:K00014; cath_funfam=3.40.50.10860,3.40.50.720; cog=COG0169; ko=KO:K00014; pfam=PF01488,PF08501,PF18317; superfamily=51735,53223; tigrfam=TIGR00507), whose amino-acid sequence MMPNQTKPRAACLIGWPAAHSRSPLIHHYWLRALEIHGGYSIESVPPEGFAEFVMNLSKHGYIGGNITIPHKERVLKLTAPDQRARAVGAANTLWYDHGTLRSTNTDIEGFIDNLDHCADDWDHADDALVLGAGGSSRAVVFGLLERGLKRIHLANRTIDRAQAIADQFGPRVLPLTWEEIATVLPRAGLLVNTTSLGMNGQPPLHVDVELLPAQAVVADLVYVPLQTPLLAAAQARGLRTADGLGMLLYQAVRGFELWFGHRPEVTPELRALVEADLSQ is encoded by the coding sequence ATGATGCCAAACCAGACCAAGCCCCGTGCCGCATGTTTGATCGGCTGGCCGGCGGCGCATTCGCGCTCCCCGCTGATCCATCATTACTGGCTGCGGGCGCTCGAAATCCACGGCGGCTACAGCATCGAGTCGGTGCCGCCCGAAGGTTTCGCCGAGTTCGTCATGAACCTGTCGAAGCACGGCTACATCGGCGGCAACATCACGATCCCGCACAAGGAGCGCGTGCTCAAGCTGACCGCGCCGGATCAGCGCGCTCGTGCAGTCGGTGCCGCCAACACGTTGTGGTACGACCATGGCACGTTGCGCTCGACCAATACCGACATCGAAGGCTTCATCGACAATCTCGATCACTGTGCCGACGACTGGGATCACGCCGACGACGCACTGGTGCTCGGCGCCGGCGGATCGTCCCGCGCGGTGGTGTTCGGCCTGCTGGAGCGCGGTCTCAAGCGCATCCATCTCGCCAACCGCACTATCGACCGCGCCCAGGCGATCGCCGATCAGTTCGGGCCCAGGGTTTTGCCGCTCACGTGGGAGGAGATTGCCACGGTGTTGCCGCGTGCCGGCCTGCTGGTGAACACCACGTCGCTCGGCATGAACGGTCAACCGCCGCTCCATGTCGATGTTGAACTGTTGCCCGCACAGGCCGTGGTGGCCGATCTGGTCTATGTGCCATTGCAGACACCGCTGCTCGCGGCGGCGCAGGCGCGCGGACTGCGCACCGCCGACGGCCTCGGCATGCTGCTGTATCAGGCGGTGCGCGGTTTCGAGTTGTGGTTCGGACATCGTCCCGAGGTCACGCCGGAATTGCGCGCGCTGGTCGAGGCCGACCTGTCACAGTGA
- a CDS encoding phosphoglucosamine mutase (product_source=KO:K03431; cath_funfam=3.30.310.50,3.40.120.10; cog=COG1109; ko=KO:K03431; pfam=PF00408,PF02878,PF02879,PF02880; superfamily=53738,55957; tigrfam=TIGR01455), with protein MSRKYFGTDGIRGRANGLITPELALKVGQAAGLVFQRGEHRHRVVIGKDTRLSGYMIENAMVAGFTSVGMDVLLVGPMPTPAVAMLTKSMRADLGVMISASHNLFEDNGIKLFGPLGFKLSDDVEKRIEELLDDNLDKKLAQSASLGRARRIDGVHDRYIEFAKRTLPRDLSLDGLRVVVDCAHGAAYRVVPEALWELGADVISIGVEPDGFNINKECGSTSPEALSRKVREMRADIGIALDGDADRVIIIDERGHLVDGDQLLAVIAQSWKEDGRLSKPGIVSTVMSNLGLERFLNAQGIDLVRTAVGDRYVLEQMLKQGYNLGGEPSGHIILSDYATTGDGFVAALQVLAVVKKLGRPVSEVCHLFDPLPQILKNVRYRSGKPLDDDEVKSTIAAAELRLNGHGRLLVRSSGTEPVIRVMGEGDDRIMVEEVVDTIVSALGHAAAAAA; from the coding sequence ATGAGCCGCAAATATTTCGGGACCGACGGCATTCGTGGCCGCGCCAATGGCTTGATCACGCCGGAACTGGCTTTGAAGGTCGGGCAGGCCGCGGGGTTGGTGTTTCAGCGCGGCGAACATCGTCATCGCGTGGTGATCGGCAAGGACACACGGCTGTCCGGCTACATGATCGAGAACGCCATGGTGGCGGGCTTCACCTCGGTGGGCATGGACGTGCTGCTGGTCGGCCCGATGCCGACGCCGGCGGTGGCGATGCTGACCAAGTCGATGCGCGCCGATCTGGGCGTGATGATCTCCGCGTCGCACAATCTGTTCGAGGACAACGGCATCAAGCTGTTCGGCCCGCTCGGCTTCAAGCTGTCCGACGATGTCGAGAAGAGAATCGAGGAATTGCTCGACGACAATCTCGACAAGAAGCTCGCGCAAAGCGCCAGCCTGGGCCGTGCCCGCCGCATCGACGGCGTGCATGACCGCTACATCGAATTCGCCAAGCGTACGCTGCCGCGCGACCTCAGCCTCGATGGCCTGCGCGTGGTGGTCGACTGCGCCCATGGCGCCGCCTACAGGGTGGTGCCGGAAGCACTGTGGGAACTGGGCGCCGACGTGATTTCGATTGGCGTCGAGCCCGACGGTTTCAACATCAACAAGGAATGCGGCTCCACTTCGCCGGAAGCGCTGAGCCGCAAGGTGCGCGAGATGCGCGCCGACATCGGCATTGCGCTGGATGGCGACGCCGATCGCGTCATCATCATCGACGAGCGCGGCCATCTCGTCGATGGCGACCAGTTGCTCGCGGTGATCGCGCAGAGCTGGAAGGAAGACGGCCGGCTGTCGAAGCCCGGCATCGTCTCCACCGTGATGTCGAACCTCGGCCTCGAGCGTTTCCTCAATGCGCAGGGCATCGACCTCGTCCGCACCGCGGTCGGCGACCGCTACGTGCTCGAACAGATGCTGAAGCAGGGCTACAACCTCGGTGGCGAGCCGTCGGGCCACATTATCCTGTCCGACTATGCAACCACCGGCGATGGCTTCGTTGCTGCACTGCAGGTGCTGGCGGTGGTGAAGAAGCTGGGGCGTCCGGTGTCGGAGGTCTGTCATCTGTTCGATCCGCTGCCGCAGATCCTGAAGAACGTGCGCTATCGCAGCGGCAAGCCGCTCGACGACGACGAGGTCAAGTCCACCATCGCCGCCGCCGAACTCCGGCTCAACGGCCATGGCCGGCTGCTGGTGCGCTCATCGGGTACCGAACCGGTGATCCGCGTGATGGGCGAGGGCGACGACCGGATCATGGTCGAGGAGGTGGTGGACACCATCGTCTCCGCGCTCGGCCACGCCGCCGCAGCCGCTGCGTAA
- a CDS encoding L-lactate dehydrogenase (cytochrome) (product_source=KO:K00101; cath_funfam=3.20.20.70; cog=COG1304; ko=KO:K00101; pfam=PF01070; superfamily=51395), producing MKHITCIEDLREVHQRRVPKAFFDYVDHGSYSEDTLRANRDDLQKLKFRQRVLVDISKRDLTTNILGEKSNLPLILAPVGSAGMQYGDGEIHACRAAQAAGIPYTLSTMSINSIEDVAENVEKPFWFQLYVMKDRGFIKALIERAIAAKCSALVLTVDLQVIGQRHQDIKNGLSVPPQLFNLKNLIDFASKPSWLLGTLRAKRRNFGNIAGHVKNTNDLGSVSAWTASQFDTSLNWKDIDWIRSIWPGKLIVKGIHDVEDAREVLKTGANALVVSNHGGRQLDGAPSSISVLPKVVDAVGSEIEVMFDGGIRSGQDVMRALALGAKSCMIGRAYIYGLGAFGQPGVAKALDIIANELSVTMGLCGVNSIEEIDGHVLVK from the coding sequence ATGAAACACATCACCTGCATCGAAGATTTGCGCGAGGTTCACCAGCGCCGCGTGCCCAAAGCGTTCTTCGATTATGTCGATCACGGCTCCTATAGCGAGGATACGCTGCGCGCCAATCGCGACGACCTGCAAAAGCTGAAATTCCGCCAGCGCGTCCTGGTCGATATTTCGAAGCGGGATCTGACGACGAACATCCTTGGCGAAAAATCAAATTTGCCGCTGATCCTGGCGCCGGTCGGCTCCGCCGGCATGCAATATGGCGACGGCGAGATCCACGCCTGCCGCGCCGCGCAGGCCGCCGGCATCCCCTACACGCTGAGCACGATGTCGATCAATTCGATCGAGGATGTCGCCGAGAACGTCGAGAAGCCGTTCTGGTTTCAGCTCTACGTCATGAAGGACCGCGGCTTCATCAAGGCGCTGATCGAGCGCGCCATCGCCGCGAAATGCAGCGCGCTGGTGCTCACTGTCGATCTGCAGGTGATCGGGCAGCGCCATCAGGATATCAAGAACGGCCTGTCGGTGCCGCCACAGCTCTTCAATCTGAAGAACCTGATCGATTTCGCCAGCAAGCCGTCCTGGCTGCTCGGCACGCTGCGCGCCAAGCGGCGGAACTTCGGCAACATCGCCGGCCACGTCAAGAACACCAACGATCTGGGATCGGTCTCCGCCTGGACCGCATCGCAGTTCGACACGTCGCTGAACTGGAAAGACATCGACTGGATCCGCAGCATCTGGCCGGGCAAGCTGATCGTCAAAGGCATCCATGACGTCGAAGACGCGCGTGAGGTGCTGAAGACCGGCGCCAATGCGCTGGTGGTGTCGAACCATGGCGGCCGCCAGCTCGACGGCGCGCCGTCATCGATCTCGGTGCTGCCGAAGGTGGTGGACGCCGTCGGCTCGGAGATCGAAGTCATGTTCGACGGCGGCATCCGCTCCGGCCAGGACGTGATGCGCGCGCTGGCGCTCGGCGCCAAGTCCTGCATGATCGGCCGCGCCTACATCTACGGCCTCGGCGCGTTCGGCCAACCCGGCGTCGCCAAGGCCCTCGATATTATCGCCAACGAACTCAGCGTCACCATGGGCCTGTGCGGCGTCAACAGCATCGAAGAGATCGACGGCCACGTGCTGGTGAAGTGA
- a CDS encoding outer membrane lipoprotein SlyB (product_source=COG3133; cath_funfam=2.40.50.140; cleavage_site_network=SignalP-noTM; cog=COG3133; pfam=PF18914; smart=SM00306; superfamily=50249), producing the protein MFQIVSSTTRALACSLLAASLFTSVAVAQQPQPVRIRGTIESVDGANITVKARDGEDRKVHLTDNVAVTGITRTTLSNIKPGSYIGVTGQPQSDGTQKAIAIHIFPEAMRGTGEGFRPWDLRPNSTMTNATVDQKVEATDGQTLTVKYKDGEKKVTVTADTPIVTFVPSTKAELKPGAKVIIMGANKKEDGTLETARVNVGLDGLTPPM; encoded by the coding sequence ATGTTTCAAATCGTCTCTTCCACAACGCGCGCGCTCGCGTGCTCGCTGCTGGCCGCTTCGCTGTTCACCTCGGTCGCTGTCGCGCAGCAGCCCCAGCCGGTGCGGATTCGCGGCACCATCGAAAGCGTCGATGGCGCCAACATCACGGTGAAGGCGCGCGACGGCGAGGACAGGAAGGTGCATCTCACCGACAATGTCGCGGTCACCGGCATCACCAGGACCACGCTGTCGAACATCAAGCCGGGCTCCTATATCGGCGTGACCGGTCAGCCGCAGTCCGACGGCACCCAGAAGGCGATCGCAATCCACATTTTCCCGGAAGCGATGCGCGGCACCGGCGAAGGTTTCCGGCCCTGGGATCTGCGCCCCAACAGCACCATGACCAACGCCACCGTCGACCAGAAGGTCGAAGCCACCGATGGCCAGACCCTGACGGTGAAATACAAGGACGGCGAGAAGAAAGTCACCGTGACCGCGGACACGCCGATTGTGACCTTCGTGCCGAGCACCAAGGCTGAATTGAAGCCGGGCGCCAAGGTCATCATCATGGGCGCCAACAAGAAGGAAGACGGCACGCTGGAAACCGCGCGCGTCAATGTCGGCCTGGATGGGCTGACGCCGCCGATGTGA
- a CDS encoding FSR family fosmidomycin resistance protein-like MFS transporter (product_source=KO:K08223; cath_funfam=1.20.1250.20; cog=COG0477; ko=KO:K08223; pfam=PF07690; superfamily=103473; transmembrane_helix_parts=Inside_1_12,TMhelix_13_35,Outside_36_66,TMhelix_67_89,Inside_90_95,TMhelix_96_113,Outside_114_116,TMhelix_117_139,Inside_140_159,TMhelix_160_182,Outside_183_186,TMhelix_187_206,Inside_207_232,TMhelix_233_252,Outside_253_271,TMhelix_272_294,Inside_295_300,TMhelix_301_323,Outside_324_326,TMhelix_327_349,Inside_350_355,TMhelix_356_378,Outside_379_387,TMhelix_388_407,Inside_408_415) has protein sequence MNKPVVVTEETRVAPVIAPEGTVAPALTGPTYLVLGGISLSHFLNDTMQSLIPSVYPILKENYALDFAQIGLITLAFQITASLLQPVVGHFTDKKPLPFSLAIGMGFTFFGLLLLSIAHVYAVILVAAALVGLGSAVFHPESARIARLASGGRYGLAQSVFQVGGNAGSALGPVLAALIVVPFGQPSIAWFSSIAFVAIALLWQIGRWYKPRIVPHSSVSVARHADAPTPRRVALAIGILIVLVFSKFIYLSSLTSYYTFYLMHKFGVSTQGAQLYLFVFLGANAVGTFFGGPIGDRIGRRYVIWFSILGVLPFTLLLPFAGLMGTAVLSVIIGFILSSAMPAILVYAQELVPHRFGMISGLFFGFAFGAGGIGAALLGEVADRMGIEFVYQACALLPAIGLLAIFLPKMPKGAR, from the coding sequence GTGAACAAGCCTGTTGTTGTCACCGAGGAGACGCGGGTCGCGCCGGTTATCGCCCCGGAGGGCACAGTAGCGCCTGCGCTGACCGGGCCTACCTATCTCGTGCTCGGCGGCATCAGCCTGTCGCATTTCCTCAACGACACCATGCAGTCGCTGATCCCTTCGGTCTATCCGATCCTGAAGGAGAACTACGCGCTCGACTTTGCGCAGATCGGCCTGATCACGCTGGCGTTCCAGATCACTGCCTCGCTGTTGCAGCCGGTGGTCGGCCATTTCACCGACAAAAAGCCGCTGCCGTTCTCGCTGGCGATCGGCATGGGCTTTACGTTCTTCGGCCTGCTGCTGCTCAGCATCGCCCATGTCTATGCCGTAATCCTGGTGGCCGCGGCGCTGGTTGGATTGGGATCAGCGGTGTTTCATCCGGAATCGGCGCGGATCGCGCGGCTGGCCTCCGGCGGCCGTTATGGACTGGCGCAATCGGTATTCCAGGTCGGCGGCAATGCCGGATCGGCGCTGGGACCGGTGCTGGCGGCGCTGATCGTGGTGCCGTTCGGCCAGCCCAGCATCGCCTGGTTCTCGTCGATCGCCTTCGTTGCCATCGCGCTGCTGTGGCAGATCGGGCGCTGGTACAAGCCGCGCATCGTGCCGCACAGCAGCGTTTCGGTCGCGCGGCACGCGGATGCGCCGACGCCGCGGCGGGTGGCGTTGGCGATCGGCATCCTGATCGTGCTGGTGTTCTCGAAGTTCATCTACCTGTCGAGCCTGACCAGCTACTACACATTCTACCTGATGCATAAGTTCGGCGTCTCGACGCAGGGCGCGCAGCTGTATCTGTTCGTGTTCCTTGGCGCCAATGCGGTAGGCACGTTCTTCGGTGGCCCGATCGGCGATCGCATCGGGCGCCGCTATGTGATCTGGTTCTCGATCCTCGGCGTGCTGCCGTTCACGCTGCTGCTGCCCTTCGCCGGCCTGATGGGGACGGCGGTGCTCAGCGTCATCATCGGCTTCATCCTGTCGTCGGCGATGCCGGCGATTCTGGTCTACGCGCAGGAACTGGTGCCACATCGCTTCGGCATGATCTCCGGACTGTTCTTCGGCTTCGCGTTCGGCGCCGGCGGCATCGGCGCGGCGCTGCTGGGCGAGGTCGCCGACCGCATGGGCATCGAATTCGTGTATCAGGCCTGTGCGTTACTGCCGGCGATCGGGCTGCTGGCGATATTCCTGCCGAAGATGCCGAAAGGTGCACGTTAA